In Flavobacterium sp. CS20, a single window of DNA contains:
- a CDS encoding DUF456 domain-containing protein: MLQVTNEIDTSLGILNNIDASNFENEDQVMNYILPLVENRRTNDINYFDTEWYLDNVPNFDNEISLEDVNLSSETLNYFNLLIQYYDNSDYEALLSLKDEYIRNFDANSDMISLATTFAVIDYFEDDLINSFTTKSSDCAPDGGTTAGASIGGAILGARVGFMFGSFLGPAGTVAGTVGGAIVGSLLSTIVSIGVQGVACEAGWW, encoded by the coding sequence TTGTTACAAGTTACGAATGAAATTGACACGTCATTAGGAATTCTAAATAATATTGATGCTTCAAATTTTGAAAATGAAGATCAAGTTATGAATTATATTCTACCACTAGTAGAAAATCGAAGAACAAACGATATAAATTATTTTGATACTGAATGGTATTTAGACAATGTTCCTAATTTTGATAATGAAATTTCTTTAGAGGATGTTAATTTGTCATCTGAAACCTTGAACTATTTTAATTTATTGATTCAATATTATGATAATAGTGATTATGAGGCATTACTTAGTCTTAAAGATGAATACATAAGAAATTTTGATGCTAATTCTGATATGATTTCTTTAGCAACTACTTTTGCAGTAATTGATTATTTTGAAGATGATTTAATTAATTCGTTCACGACAAAAAGTAGTGATTGTGCACCTGATGGAGGTACAACCGCAGGTGCGTCCATAGGTGGTGCGATTTTAGGTGCAAGAGTTGGCTTCATGTTTGGTTCCTTCTTAGGACCTGCTGGTACAGTGGCTGGTACCGTTGGTGGTGCAATTGTAGGTTCACTTTTATCAACAATTGTAAGTATTGGTGTTCAAGGAGTTGCTTGCGAAGCAGGATGGTGGTAA
- a CDS encoding transposase produces the protein MDLLAIEGVSHATILSIMVEIGPEGFRKFNSSKEFVSWLRLAPNNKISGGKVLSSKVPKGSNRLKIALRQATNSIGNLKDTHLSDFFKRVAFRKGRQATVSATARKLGVIIWNMVTKKEPYKPPKEYLFLDQKRKLGIAKRMRKQIAKFGLTNEDLGLNANIYKTAT, from the coding sequence GTGGATCTGCTTGCCATTGAAGGCGTAAGTCATGCTACAATACTTAGTATTATGGTAGAGATAGGTCCGGAAGGATTTAGAAAGTTTAATTCTTCAAAAGAATTTGTCTCTTGGTTAAGACTAGCACCAAACAACAAAATATCAGGCGGTAAAGTGCTTAGTTCAAAAGTTCCTAAAGGGAGTAATAGATTAAAAATAGCATTACGACAAGCGACTAATTCTATTGGAAATTTAAAAGATACACACTTGTCTGATTTCTTTAAGCGTGTCGCATTTAGAAAAGGAAGACAAGCGACAGTAAGCGCAACAGCAAGAAAATTGGGTGTAATCATATGGAATATGGTTACAAAAAAAGAACCTTATAAACCGCCAAAAGAATATCTATTCCTCGATCAAAAAAGAAAGTTAGGCATAGCCAAAAGAATGAGGAAACAAATCGCTAAATTTGGATTAACTAATGAAGATTTAGGCTTAAATGCAAATATCTATAAAACAGCAACTTAA
- a CDS encoding IS110 family transposase, whose amino-acid sequence MARKKKLEMEIVNQHATGIDIGSRSHFVAVGQALEDVKEFGVYAEDLTAICQHLKSYGITSVAMESTGDYWQNLFTELIKHDFEVILCNGKFTKHAKGKKTDVKDARWIQKLHALGLLTSSFLPDQQTEILRTYARQRGNIIHQAWRLQEKCKNA is encoded by the coding sequence ATGGCAAGAAAGAAAAAGTTAGAAATGGAAATTGTAAACCAACATGCGACAGGTATTGACATTGGAAGTCGGTCTCACTTTGTAGCAGTTGGACAAGCCCTAGAAGATGTAAAAGAATTTGGGGTTTATGCAGAAGATCTTACTGCAATTTGTCAACACCTAAAAAGCTATGGCATTACCTCAGTTGCCATGGAAAGCACAGGAGATTATTGGCAAAATCTTTTTACAGAACTCATCAAGCATGATTTTGAAGTTATTTTATGCAATGGAAAATTTACCAAACACGCAAAAGGTAAAAAAACAGATGTTAAAGATGCAAGATGGATTCAAAAACTGCATGCATTAGGTTTGCTTACAAGTAGTTTTTTGCCTGACCAGCAGACTGAAATACTTAGAACTTATGCACGTCAGCGAGGCAATATTATACATCAAGCGTGGCGACTTCAAGAAAAATGCAAAAATGCTTAA
- a CDS encoding transposase encodes MHVSEAILYIKRGDFKKNAKMLKFLNFRLDVVVKDICGLTGLKIIEDICKGNLDPNELAKHRHYNCRKSEAEIAKALHGNNREDFLFGLKQEFQTYQFLQKQLKACDKQIDQFIKKHLDTNPELKKLKTNPKPYKRENKNAPKIKDFNQVAYQYFEGVDLLAIEGVSHATILSIMTEIGPEGFRKFNSSKEFVSWLRLAPNNKISGGKVLSSKVPKGSNRLKIALRQATNSIGNLKDTHLSDFFKRVAFRKGRQATVSATARKLGVIIWNMVTKKEPYKPPKEYLFLDQKRKLGIAKRMRKQIAKFGLTNEDLGLNANICKTVT; translated from the coding sequence ATGCACGTCAGCGAGGCAATATTATACATCAAGCGTGGCGACTTCAAGAAAAATGCAAAAATGCTTAAGTTTTTAAATTTTAGACTTGATGTTGTAGTTAAAGACATTTGTGGTCTTACAGGTCTTAAAATCATAGAAGATATTTGCAAAGGAAATTTAGACCCTAATGAACTTGCTAAGCATCGGCACTACAATTGCCGAAAGTCTGAGGCAGAAATAGCAAAAGCCCTCCATGGCAATAACAGGGAAGACTTTCTTTTTGGGTTAAAACAAGAATTTCAAACTTATCAGTTTTTACAAAAACAATTAAAGGCTTGCGATAAACAGATAGACCAATTCATAAAAAAGCATCTTGACACAAATCCAGAATTAAAAAAACTAAAAACCAATCCAAAACCTTATAAAAGAGAAAATAAGAATGCTCCCAAAATAAAGGATTTTAATCAAGTAGCTTATCAGTATTTTGAAGGTGTGGATCTGCTTGCCATTGAAGGCGTAAGTCATGCTACAATACTTAGTATTATGACCGAGATAGGTCCGGAAGGATTTAGAAAGTTTAATTCTTCAAAAGAATTTGTCTCTTGGTTAAGACTAGCACCAAACAACAAAATATCAGGCGGTAAAGTGCTTAGTTCAAAAGTTCCTAAAGGGAGTAATAGATTAAAAATAGCATTACGACAAGCGACTAATTCTATTGGAAATTTAAAAGATACACACTTGTCTGATTTCTTTAAGCGTGTCGCATTTAGAAAAGGAAGACAAGCGACAGTAAGCGCAACAGCAAGAAAATTGGGTGTAATCATATGGAATATGGTTACAAAAAAAGAACCTTATAAACCGCCAAAAGAATATCTATTCCTCGATCAAAAAAGAAAGTTAGGCATAGCCAAAAGAATGAGGAAACAAATCGCTAAATTTGGATTAACTAATGAAGATTTAGGCTTAAATGCAAATATCTGTAAAACAGTAACTTAA